A window of Trichocoleus sp. contains these coding sequences:
- the gvpJ gene encoding gas vesicle protein GvpJ, translating into MAVEKVNSSSSLAEVIDRILDKGIVIDAWVRVSLVGIELLAIEARVV; encoded by the coding sequence ATGGCTGTTGAAAAAGTAAACTCTTCCTCGAGCTTGGCTGAAGTAATCGATCGCATCCTTGATAAAGGGATCGTAATTGATGCTTGGGTTCGTGTTTCTTTGGTTGGTATTGAACTACTAGCAATTGAAGCTCGCGTCGTT